A stretch of Endozoicomonas sp. SCSIO W0465 DNA encodes these proteins:
- a CDS encoding DUF6444 domain-containing protein: protein MIPELPATMSAEILLKENAELRMRVACLEERCRELEEKVGKNSQNSSKPPSSDGYQKPCKNSNSPDHSDDLSADKDTDPSDEKPNPKSLRQSSGNKAGGKKGHQGTCLKQVDIPDYIEYLPVKECNKCQASLLDSEPVKYIERQVFEPGRPGEFEVTAHRAEVKICTCGCRNQAEFPEGLPLPHNMAQPHRLWPSILTNTISCLLSACQSILILSIK, encoded by the coding sequence ATGATTCCAGAACTACCCGCAACTATGTCGGCTGAGATTCTCTTGAAAGAGAATGCAGAGCTGCGGATGAGAGTTGCCTGTCTGGAAGAGCGATGTCGAGAATTGGAAGAAAAGGTTGGCAAGAACAGTCAAAACAGCAGCAAGCCGCCATCGTCTGATGGTTATCAAAAACCTTGTAAAAACAGTAATTCTCCAGATCATTCTGACGACCTTTCCGCAGATAAAGATACCGATCCATCGGATGAAAAACCCAATCCTAAAAGTCTGAGACAGTCTTCTGGTAATAAAGCCGGTGGAAAGAAAGGGCATCAGGGCACTTGTCTTAAACAGGTCGATATCCCTGACTATATTGAGTACCTTCCGGTTAAAGAATGCAATAAATGTCAGGCGTCTCTTCTTGATAGTGAGCCGGTCAAATATATTGAACGACAGGTGTTTGAACCAGGGAGACCGGGTGAATTTGAAGTAACGGCCCATAGAGCTGAAGTAAAAATCTGCACTTGTGGTTGTCGGAATCAGGCTGAATTCCCGGAAGGGTTACCGCTGCCGCACAATATGGCTCAGCCACACAGGCTATGGCCGTCTATCTTAACCAATACCATTTCCTGCCTTTTAAGCGCGTGTCAGAGTATTTTAATACTCTCTATAAAATGA
- a CDS encoding transposase: MRDALRESSVAGADETSMRAEGSLHWLHVMRDEQWTLYYLSEKRGREAMDTMGILLTFAGVLVHDHWKSYFAYAATHVLCNAHHLRELLGVVDRDSNQLALRLMKLLRLSWHYCKGFKTIGMLQMPSVVCERIEKIMTGCFSGL, translated from the coding sequence ATTCGTGACGCCTTGCGGGAATCGTCTGTTGCCGGAGCCGATGAAACGAGTATGCGGGCCGAGGGCTCTTTGCACTGGCTACACGTTATGCGGGATGAACAATGGACGCTCTACTACTTGTCTGAAAAGCGAGGTCGTGAGGCCATGGACACGATGGGCATACTGCTAACATTTGCAGGCGTTCTGGTTCATGATCATTGGAAATCCTATTTTGCATATGCGGCAACTCACGTACTTTGCAATGCCCATCACCTGAGGGAGCTTTTGGGTGTTGTTGATAGGGACAGCAATCAACTGGCGTTGCGATTGATGAAGCTACTGAGGCTTTCCTGGCATTACTGCAAGGGCTTTAAGACCATAGGTATGCTACAGATGCCAAGTGTTGTCTGTGAACGAATCGAGAAGATTATGACCGGTTGCTTCAGCGGGCTCTAA
- a CDS encoding transposase: MLQRALMKEVVYMEKQREELKRKKVKNTKAYNLFKRLTEFKAETLRFMSDFTIPFDNNGSERDVRMAKLKQKISGCFRSADGGSMFARIRSYLSSARKQGMDIYQSLHRAVRNYCNMPLLSAE; the protein is encoded by the coding sequence TTGCTTCAGCGGGCTCTAATGAAAGAAGTCGTCTATATGGAGAAGCAACGAGAGGAGCTTAAGCGCAAGAAAGTCAAGAATACTAAAGCTTACAATCTCTTCAAACGACTCACTGAGTTCAAGGCTGAGACACTGCGCTTCATGTCAGATTTTACCATTCCCTTCGATAACAATGGCAGTGAGCGGGATGTTCGAATGGCCAAGTTAAAGCAGAAAATCTCAGGCTGCTTCAGGAGTGCAGACGGTGGTTCTATGTTTGCACGGATTCGCAGCTATTTGTCGTCTGCCAGAAAACAGGGAATGGACATATATCAATCACTTCATAGAGCTGTTCGGAATTACTGTAATATGCCTTTGCTCAGTGCTGAATAG